From a region of the Sulfuriferula plumbiphila genome:
- the trbE gene encoding conjugal transfer protein TrbE — translation MMNFAEYRQRPALLADWLPWAGLVAPGVVLNKDGSFQRTARFRGPDLDSATQGELIATTARLNNALRRIGTGWALFVEAERRPAADYPHSDFPEPLSWLVDEERRATFEESGNHFESGYHLTLQFLPPEESRARAAKMLYENTPTQGVDWRERLSAFVAETDRIYDLLDGVMPEIVWLDDGATLTYLHATVSARRYSVLVPEVPFHLDALLADAPLVGGLAPMLGDQHLRVVTIRGFPTSTWPGILDDLNRLGFAYRWSTRFLCMDKAEAEKELGRLRRQWFAKRKNVLALLRETIFQQESPLVDTDASNKSADADAALQELGSDQVAFGYVTATVTVLDADANTADEKLRMVERVIQGRGFVTIPETLNAVEAWLSSVPGNAYANVRQPIVSTLNLAHLMPVSAVWAGPEKNDHLDGPPLIVTRTEGATPFRLVTHIGDVGHTLVAGPTGMGKSVLLATLAMQFRRYPGSRIFAFDMGRSMRATILGLGGEHYDLGGDGAIAFQPLARIDREGYRTWAAEWVEGRLRHEGIAIGPDEKVAIWSALGSLAGAPVEQRTLTGLSVLLQSNVLRQALAPYVLGGAHGKLLDADSDRLGVGDVQGFEMEELMHSKAAVLAVLGYLFARFDERFDGAPTLLILDEAWLFLDDPVFAARIRQWLKTLRKKNVSVIFATQSLADIKDSTIAPAIIESCASRIFLPNPQATEPQIRTIYEGFGLNSRQIEIVATAQPKRDYYYQSRLGNRLFDLDLGPVTLAFAGASTPQDQRAIDNVLRDAGTPGFAGAWLRHRGLDWAADLLPSVPSAASFLASQPLEVSP, via the coding sequence ATGATGAACTTCGCCGAATACCGCCAGCGCCCAGCCTTGCTCGCCGACTGGCTGCCTTGGGCCGGGCTGGTCGCGCCGGGCGTGGTGCTCAACAAAGACGGCAGTTTCCAGCGCACGGCGCGCTTTCGTGGGCCGGACCTGGACAGTGCAACCCAAGGCGAGCTGATTGCCACCACGGCACGGCTGAACAACGCACTGCGCCGGATCGGCACTGGCTGGGCGCTGTTCGTCGAAGCCGAACGCCGGCCCGCAGCGGACTATCCGCATTCGGATTTCCCGGAGCCGTTGTCCTGGCTGGTGGACGAGGAGCGACGCGCGACCTTCGAGGAATCGGGGAACCACTTCGAGAGCGGCTATCACCTCACTCTGCAATTCCTGCCGCCCGAGGAGTCCCGCGCCCGCGCAGCCAAGATGCTCTACGAGAACACGCCCACGCAGGGCGTGGACTGGCGCGAACGCCTGTCGGCCTTCGTCGCGGAAACCGACCGCATCTATGACCTGCTCGACGGCGTGATGCCGGAGATCGTTTGGCTGGACGACGGAGCAACGCTGACCTACCTGCACGCGACCGTCTCAGCGCGGCGCTATTCGGTGTTGGTGCCGGAAGTGCCGTTCCACCTTGATGCGCTGCTTGCTGATGCGCCGCTGGTCGGCGGTCTCGCGCCCATGCTGGGCGACCAGCACCTGCGCGTTGTGACGATACGCGGCTTTCCGACCTCGACCTGGCCGGGGATTCTGGACGACCTCAACCGGCTCGGTTTCGCCTACCGCTGGAGCACACGCTTCCTGTGCATGGACAAGGCCGAGGCCGAGAAGGAACTGGGCCGCCTGCGCCGGCAATGGTTCGCCAAGCGCAAGAACGTCCTCGCGCTGCTGCGCGAAACCATATTCCAACAGGAAAGCCCGCTGGTCGATACCGATGCCAGCAACAAGTCTGCCGACGCGGATGCGGCCTTGCAGGAGCTGGGCAGCGATCAGGTTGCCTTCGGCTACGTCACTGCGACAGTGACCGTACTGGATGCCGACGCCAATACGGCCGACGAGAAGCTGCGCATGGTGGAGCGCGTCATTCAGGGGCGTGGCTTCGTGACCATCCCGGAGACGCTGAACGCCGTGGAGGCCTGGCTGTCGTCGGTGCCGGGCAATGCCTATGCCAATGTTCGCCAGCCCATCGTCTCGACGCTGAATCTCGCGCACCTGATGCCGGTATCGGCGGTGTGGGCCGGACCGGAAAAGAACGATCACCTCGATGGCCCGCCGCTGATCGTCACGCGCACCGAGGGCGCGACGCCGTTCCGGCTGGTGACGCACATCGGCGACGTGGGGCATACGCTGGTGGCTGGCCCGACCGGGATGGGCAAGTCGGTTCTGCTCGCCACGCTGGCGATGCAGTTCCGCCGCTATCCCGGCTCACGCATCTTCGCCTTCGACATGGGGCGTTCGATGCGCGCCACCATTCTCGGCCTGGGCGGCGAGCACTACGACCTGGGGGGCGATGGTGCGATCGCTTTCCAGCCACTCGCCCGCATCGATCGGGAAGGTTATCGCACCTGGGCGGCCGAGTGGGTCGAAGGCCGCCTGCGGCACGAGGGCATTGCCATCGGTCCCGATGAGAAGGTGGCCATCTGGTCGGCACTCGGCAGTCTCGCGGGGGCCCCCGTGGAGCAACGCACGCTCACCGGCCTGTCGGTGCTGCTGCAATCCAACGTGCTGCGCCAAGCGCTCGCGCCCTACGTGCTCGGCGGCGCGCACGGCAAGCTGCTGGATGCCGACAGCGACCGGCTGGGCGTGGGCGACGTTCAGGGCTTCGAGATGGAGGAACTGATGCACAGCAAGGCCGCTGTATTGGCCGTGCTGGGCTATCTGTTCGCACGCTTCGATGAGCGTTTCGACGGCGCGCCGACGCTGCTGATCCTCGATGAAGCCTGGCTGTTCCTTGACGACCCGGTGTTCGCGGCGCGCATTCGCCAATGGCTCAAGACGCTGCGCAAGAAGAACGTCAGCGTCATCTTTGCCACGCAGTCACTGGCCGACATCAAGGACTCGACCATCGCGCCCGCGATCATTGAGAGCTGCGCGAGTCGCATCTTCCTGCCCAACCCGCAGGCCACTGAACCGCAGATCCGCACGATCTACGAGGGCTTCGGGCTGAACAGCCGGCAAATCGAGATCGTCGCCACCGCCCAGCCCAAGCGCGACTACTACTACCAGTCGCGGCTGGGCAACCGCCTGTTCGATCTTGACCTCGGGCCGGTCACGCTCGCCTTTGCGGGCGCCTCGACGCCTCAGGACCAACGCGCTATCGACAACGTGCTGCGCGATGCCGGAACACCGGGATTCGCCGGTGCCTGGCTGCGCCATCGTGGCCTCGATTGGGCGGCCGACCTGTTGCCGTCCGTTCCCTCGGCCGCGTCCTTCCTTGCTTCCCAACCTCTGGAGGTTTCACCATGA
- a CDS encoding VirB3 family type IV secretion system protein — protein MSTANDLPGFEIPLHRSLTEPILLGGAPRTVAIANGTLAAAVGLGLQLWIPGMVLWIVGHSLAMWGARVDAQFMQVFARHIKHKPLLDV, from the coding sequence ATGAGCACGGCCAACGACCTGCCGGGCTTTGAGATTCCGCTGCATCGCTCGCTGACCGAGCCGATCCTGCTGGGCGGTGCGCCGCGCACCGTGGCGATCGCCAACGGCACGCTGGCCGCCGCCGTGGGCCTGGGCCTGCAACTGTGGATTCCGGGCATGGTGCTCTGGATCGTTGGCCACTCGCTGGCGATGTGGGGAGCCCGCGTCGACGCGCAGTTCATGCAGGTGTTCGCCCGCCACATCAAGCACAAGCCGCTGCTGGACGTGTGA
- a CDS encoding TrbC/VirB2 family protein, which yields MTHAHTFRFSVNPVSILARLRRLAEPAHHGLLLAAAMLMTVGTAKAAGSSMPWEGPLQSILDSIQGPVARIIAVIIIISTGLALAFGDTSGGFRKLIQIVFGLSIAFAASSFFLSFFSFSGGAVV from the coding sequence ATGACGCACGCCCATACTTTCCGCTTTTCCGTAAATCCGGTTTCGATCCTCGCTCGCTTGCGCCGCCTTGCCGAGCCCGCCCATCACGGCCTGCTGCTGGCTGCTGCGATGCTGATGACGGTTGGCACGGCGAAAGCAGCCGGCTCCTCGATGCCTTGGGAAGGGCCGCTGCAATCCATCCTCGACTCCATCCAAGGGCCGGTCGCACGCATCATCGCGGTGATCATCATCATTTCCACCGGCCTGGCACTGGCCTTCGGCGACACATCGGGTGGCTTCCGCAAGCTGATCCAGATCGTCTTCGGCCTGTCCATAGCCTTTGCCGCATCCTCGTTCTTCCTGTCGTTCTTCAGCTTCTCCGGCGGGGCCGTCGTATGA
- the trbB gene encoding P-type conjugative transfer ATPase TrbB translates to MSAQPESFAATSLDRRIRMLRTAMGPVIAAALEDPDVVEIMLNPDRSLWEDRLSSGRAPLGVELSEEDGERIIRLVAAHVGAEVHRGQPLLTAELPETGERFEGILPPAAPGPAFALRKRAVNIIGLDRYVTDGILSAPQAEFLRHAVRERQNILIAGGTSTGKTTLANALLAEIAVTGDRVLVLEDTIELQCAARDHVPLRTRAGVVSMTELVRATMRLRPDRVVVGEVRGGEALDLIKVWGTGHPGGIATIHAGSALGALLRLEQLVLEVAVNPPRALIAEAVNVVVFIVGRGHKRRIETIARVAGFDGTGYRLADVLETPFPELLPPSSVVPSPSLNHSGELP, encoded by the coding sequence ATGAGCGCGCAACCCGAGTCCTTCGCCGCCACGTCGCTCGACCGACGCATCCGCATGCTGCGCACGGCCATGGGGCCAGTGATCGCCGCCGCGCTGGAAGACCCGGACGTGGTGGAAATCATGCTCAACCCCGACCGGTCACTGTGGGAGGATCGCCTGTCGTCCGGCCGCGCACCGCTGGGCGTGGAACTGTCTGAAGAAGACGGCGAACGCATCATCCGTCTGGTCGCTGCACACGTTGGCGCGGAGGTCCATCGCGGTCAACCGCTTCTGACCGCCGAGTTGCCCGAGACGGGCGAGCGCTTCGAGGGCATCCTGCCGCCCGCCGCACCGGGGCCTGCCTTCGCGCTGCGCAAGCGCGCCGTGAACATCATCGGCCTGGATCGCTACGTGACCGACGGCATCCTGTCTGCCCCACAGGCCGAGTTCCTGCGCCATGCCGTGCGCGAGCGGCAGAACATCCTGATCGCCGGCGGCACCAGCACTGGCAAAACGACGTTGGCGAATGCCTTGCTCGCCGAGATCGCCGTCACCGGCGACCGCGTGCTGGTGCTCGAAGACACCATCGAGCTGCAATGCGCCGCCCGCGACCATGTGCCGTTGCGCACACGCGCGGGCGTCGTGTCCATGACTGAGCTGGTGCGCGCCACGATGCGGCTGCGCCCCGACCGCGTTGTGGTCGGCGAGGTACGCGGCGGCGAAGCGCTGGATCTCATCAAGGTGTGGGGCACAGGTCACCCCGGTGGCATCGCCACCATTCATGCCGGCTCCGCGCTGGGCGCACTGCTGCGCCTGGAACAGTTGGTTCTTGAAGTCGCGGTGAATCCGCCGCGCGCACTGATCGCCGAGGCGGTGAACGTCGTCGTGTTCATCGTGGGCCGTGGCCACAAGCGCCGCATCGAAACCATCGCCCGTGTCGCCGGCTTCGACGGCACGGGCTATCGCTTGGCGGACGTTCTGGAAACCCCGTTTCCAGAGCTGCTGCCGCCTTCTTCCGTCGTTCCTTCCCCGTCCCTCAACCACTCTGGAGAACTGCCATGA
- a CDS encoding ribbon-helix-helix protein, CopG family, with protein MSQYRLNLFIPPEHAKRLDELAAKKGVSKSSIVAAALASWLSPDAGDQREAAIAKRLDRLSRQFERLERDQNIEIETLALFVRYFLTVSTPVPEAHQEAARAQGKARFEQFVEQLGRHLLRGRSLVRDVVEELQPDSARLDEAAALAEAQERAS; from the coding sequence ATGAGCCAATACCGCCTCAACCTGTTCATTCCACCCGAGCACGCGAAACGTCTGGACGAGCTGGCCGCCAAGAAAGGTGTGTCCAAGTCGTCCATCGTCGCGGCGGCACTGGCGTCCTGGTTGTCGCCCGATGCGGGCGATCAGCGCGAGGCGGCCATCGCCAAGCGGCTTGATCGGCTGTCACGCCAGTTCGAGCGGCTGGAGCGCGACCAGAACATCGAGATCGAGACGCTGGCGCTATTCGTTCGCTACTTCCTGACCGTCAGCACGCCGGTGCCTGAAGCCCACCAGGAAGCGGCCCGCGCCCAAGGCAAGGCGCGATTCGAGCAGTTCGTCGAACAGCTCGGCCGTCACCTATTGCGTGGGCGCAGTCTTGTGCGCGACGTGGTGGAGGAACTTCAACCCGACTCTGCGCGGCTGGACGAAGCGGCGGCATTGGCCGAAGCCCAGGAGCGTGCCTCATGA